A part of Podarcis muralis chromosome 13, rPodMur119.hap1.1, whole genome shotgun sequence genomic DNA contains:
- the LOC114582800 gene encoding la-related protein 6-like: MALCNPEMALASHLKRSSPVPVQGGPYSTLHIFPRTNRSFPLLTQEELAETLDGSPYDLSDLLSLDLFESSHCPTPDLQLIRRIVSQVEFYLSDENLSKDAFLLKHVQKNRLGFVSIKLLTSFKKVKYLTRDWRVTLYALQFSELLEVNEEGTKVRRKTPVPEHLVNIPSSKMLLAWNVLPYEPAAHGSLQFQMTFLNNITKLFSPFGDIASIRILRPGKKLPSDVSKCSSRYPELLTKYCAVVEYDSLESTRKAFEELVRSQAAASSLNGDAIKVVSLSGRGSKKKSVTSQEDGEEAEEAEKPRMWAGALPEGPPLAFEDSFYSSSTESDGTPVSTPILPPNFLSAPVWPTAGFCTSAGQAFKPNFFSMPCAGPRPLLHKPLSWPLCFPPLSSPKPSNGPCGLQKPPNSCWETNGLGVGVLWPPRQQGPACRQQQQQQQQQPLPSLKPEPLSSAPASKRVSESLHARLKVIRRPQGPDGTRGFYNTIGRGKSVLRH; encoded by the exons ATGGCCCTGTGCAATCCTGAGATGGCCTTGGCCTCCCACCTGAAGCGCAGCAGTCCGGTTCCGGTCCAGGGCGGCCCGTACTCCACTCTCCACATCTTCCCTCGCACCAACAGGTCTTTCCCTCTGCTGACCCAAGAGGAGCTGGCAGAGACTCTGGATGG CAGCCCCTACGACCTGAGCGACCTCCTCAGCCTGGACCTCTTTGAGAGCAGCCACTGCCCCACGCCCGACTTGCAGCTGATCAGGAGGATTGTCTCGCAGGTGGAGTTCTACCTCTCTGATGAGAACCTGTCGAAGGATGCCTTCCTCCTGAAGCACGTGCAGAAGAACAGGTTGGGCTTTGTCAGCATTAAGCTCCTGACATCTTTCAAAAAG GTGAAATATTTAACCAGAGATTGGCGGGTGACCCTTTACGCCCTGCAGTTTTCGGAGCTGCTGGAGGTCAACGAGGAAGGGACGAAGGTGCGCAGGAAGACCCCCGTCCCCGAACATCTGGTGAACATCCCTTCGAGCAAGATGCTGCTGGCCTGGAACGTCCTTCCGTACGAGCCGGCCGCCCACGGCTCTCTCCAGTTCCAGATGACCTTCCTCAACAACATCACCAAGCTGTTCAGCCCCTTCGGCGACATCGCCTCCATCCGCATCCTCCGGCCCGGCAAGAAGCTCCCTTCGGATGTTAGCAAGTGCTCATCGCGGTACCCAGAGCTCTTGACCAAGTACTGCGCAGTGGTGGAGTACGACAGCTTGGAAAGCACCCGGAAGGCTTTTGAGGAGCTGGTCCGCAGCCAAGCCGCTGCCTCCTCCCTGAATGGGGACGCCATCAAGGTGGTTAGCCTCTCTGGAAGGGGCTCCAAGAAGAAGAGCGTGACCAGTCAGGAAGACGGTGAGGAGGCCGAGGAGGCTGAGAAACCAAGGATGTGGGCCGGCGCGTTGCCTGAAGGCCCTCCGCTTGCCTTTGAAGACTCCTTCTACAGCTCATCGACCGAGTCCGACGGCACGCCGGTATCCACTCCCATCCTGCCTCCGAACTTCCTCTCCGCTCCGGTCTGGCCCACTGCTGGCTTCTGCACCTCTGCTGGCCAGGCCTTCAAGCCCAATTTCTTCAGCATGCCCTGCGCCGGCCCTCGCCCGCTCCTGCACAAGCCGCTGTCGTGGCCGCTCtgcttccctcctctctcctcgcCCAAGCCCAGCAATGGCCCTTGCGGGTTGCAGAAGCCGCCCAACTCCTGCTGGGAGACGAACGGGCTCGGCGTGGGGGTTCTGTGGCCGCCAAGGCAGCAAGGACCAGCctgcaggcagcaacagcagcagcagcagcaacagccgctCCCCTCTCTGAAACCGGAGCCCCTGAGCTCAGCACCCGCTTCCAAAAGGGTGTCTGAATCGCTCCATGCCCGGCTGAAAGTGATTCGGCGTCCTCAAGGCCCGGATGGCACCAGGGGCTTCTACAACACGATTGGGCGAGGGAAATCCGTTTTGCGGCACTAA